In Microbacterium sp. AB, a single genomic region encodes these proteins:
- a CDS encoding methionine ABC transporter ATP-binding protein: MTQTHIRISEVSKTYPSQRRGGDVIQAVDDVSIDIERGDVFGVIGYSGAGKSTLVRLINGLEPVTAGSIEVDGVDVVTLPERKLRDVRQGIGMIFQRFNLLRSRTIRGNVAYPLEVAKVPRAERTARVTELLDFVGLADKADAYPEQLSGGQQQRVGIARALAAGPAILLADEATSALDPETTDEVLDLLARVNRDLGVTIVVITHEMDVIARIANKVAVMERGRVVEQGPTYDVFTHPRTETAKRFVRTVVRALPEGDALSALRAKHDGRLFTISFTDEGASEARVFAALARAGVDFNLVHGGVDDIQGRVYGLLTIAVRGDDADVRRALDGVGAGVTVSEVAA; encoded by the coding sequence ATGACGCAGACGCACATCCGCATCTCCGAGGTCTCGAAGACCTATCCCTCTCAGCGCCGAGGCGGCGACGTCATCCAGGCCGTCGACGACGTGTCGATCGACATCGAGCGCGGCGACGTCTTCGGGGTCATCGGCTACTCCGGGGCGGGGAAGTCGACGCTCGTGCGCCTGATCAACGGTCTCGAGCCGGTCACGGCCGGATCGATCGAGGTCGACGGAGTCGACGTCGTCACCCTGCCCGAGCGCAAGCTGCGCGACGTGCGGCAAGGCATCGGCATGATCTTCCAGCGCTTCAACCTCCTGCGCTCCCGGACCATCCGCGGGAACGTCGCCTACCCGCTCGAGGTGGCGAAGGTCCCCCGCGCCGAGCGCACGGCGCGCGTGACGGAGCTCCTCGACTTCGTGGGGCTCGCCGACAAGGCCGACGCCTATCCCGAGCAGCTCTCCGGCGGTCAGCAGCAGCGCGTGGGCATCGCCAGGGCACTCGCCGCGGGGCCCGCCATCCTCCTCGCGGACGAGGCGACGAGCGCGCTCGACCCGGAGACGACCGACGAGGTGCTCGACCTGCTCGCGCGCGTGAACCGAGACCTCGGCGTCACGATCGTCGTCATCACGCACGAGATGGACGTCATCGCGCGCATCGCGAACAAGGTGGCCGTCATGGAGAGGGGGCGGGTCGTCGAGCAGGGTCCGACGTACGACGTCTTCACCCATCCTCGGACGGAGACGGCCAAGCGCTTCGTGCGCACCGTCGTCCGGGCCCTGCCGGAGGGGGACGCCCTCTCGGCGCTCCGCGCGAAGCACGATGGACGCCTGTTCACCATCTCGTTCACCGACGAAGGGGCGTCGGAGGCGCGCGTCTTCGCCGCTCTCGCGCGTGCCGGGGTGGACTTCAACCTCGTCCACGGCGGCGTGGACGACATCCAGGGCCGTGTCTACGGCCTGTTGACCATCGCGGTGCGAGGTGACGACGCCGACGTGCGTCGCGCTCTCGACGGCGTGGGCGCGGGCGTGACCGTCAGCGAGGTCGCCGCATGA
- a CDS encoding methionine ABC transporter permease: MNDLLAQLADLAPDLFEQTGITLWLVAASLVIGGIGGLVVGTAITVTRRGAILEQPVVYWILNALVNTIRPIPFIIFLVALQPLARVVVGRGIGNEAIIFTLSIAATFGIARIVEQNLVTVDPGVIEAARSVGASPWRIIRTVILREGLGPLILGYTFATVSIIDMSAVAGVAGGQGLGNYALAYGYRQFDDVVTWSALIIIIVITQFVQGFGNVLARRILRR; encoded by the coding sequence ATGAACGATCTCCTCGCACAGCTCGCCGACCTCGCCCCCGACCTGTTCGAGCAGACGGGCATCACCCTGTGGCTGGTCGCCGCCTCGCTCGTGATCGGCGGCATCGGCGGGCTGGTCGTCGGCACGGCCATCACCGTCACCCGCCGGGGCGCGATCCTCGAGCAGCCGGTGGTCTACTGGATCCTCAACGCGCTCGTCAACACGATCCGTCCCATCCCCTTCATCATCTTCCTCGTCGCGCTGCAGCCCCTGGCCCGCGTCGTGGTGGGCAGGGGCATCGGCAACGAGGCGATCATCTTCACGCTGTCCATCGCCGCGACGTTCGGCATCGCGCGCATCGTCGAGCAGAACCTCGTCACGGTCGATCCCGGCGTGATCGAGGCCGCCCGCTCGGTCGGCGCGAGCCCGTGGCGGATCATCCGCACCGTCATCCTGCGAGAGGGACTCGGCCCGCTCATCCTCGGGTACACGTTCGCCACCGTCTCGATCATCGACATGTCGGCGGTCGCGGGAGTCGCGGGCGGTCAGGGCCTCGGAAACTATGCCCTCGCCTACGGATACCGGCAGTTCGACGACGTCGTCACGTGGTCGGCGCTCATCATCATCATCGTCATCACGCAGTTCGTGCAGGGCTTCGGGAACGTCCTCGCGCGCCGCATCCTGCGGCGCTGA
- a CDS encoding type II toxin-antitoxin system VapB family antitoxin: MTKTIVDIDDALLERAMELTGSATKRAAVNEALAQVVRRHEALGYIDLVQGGLVVELDDPEVTRGAQR, from the coding sequence ATGACGAAGACGATCGTCGACATCGACGACGCGTTGCTGGAGCGTGCCATGGAGCTCACGGGCAGCGCCACGAAGAGGGCTGCGGTCAACGAGGCCCTGGCGCAGGTCGTGCGACGGCATGAGGCGCTTGGCTACATCGATCTGGTCCAGGGCGGCCTGGTCGTGGAGCTGGACGACCCAGAGGTGACTCGCGGCGCCCAGCGATGA
- a CDS encoding PIN domain-containing protein, with protein MRLLYLVDNSVLQRVARSEAVAGALIDLTATGDLAGCLPQLLEEGYSARSADDHGTIVDASRRARVFLPPDGRVAELALDLQRRLFRAGKGRAVGVSDLQIAATAIRYTDASTTVEVVHYDHDFEHVAAVSPAFSHRWIVQAGAAD; from the coding sequence ATGAGGCTGCTGTACCTCGTCGACAACTCGGTCCTGCAGCGGGTGGCGCGTTCCGAGGCCGTCGCCGGGGCGCTCATCGACCTCACCGCGACAGGAGACCTCGCAGGCTGTCTTCCTCAGCTTCTGGAGGAGGGGTACTCGGCGCGGTCGGCCGACGACCACGGAACCATCGTCGATGCGAGCCGTCGCGCGAGGGTGTTCCTGCCGCCCGACGGACGCGTCGCCGAGTTGGCGCTCGATCTGCAACGCCGTCTCTTCCGCGCGGGCAAGGGGCGCGCCGTGGGAGTGAGCGATCTTCAGATCGCGGCAACGGCCATCCGGTACACCGACGCATCCACCACGGTCGAAGTCGTGCACTACGACCACGACTTCGAGCACGTCGCCGCGGTGAGCCCGGCGTTCTCGCATCGGTGGATCGTGCAGGCAGGCGCAGCGGACTGA
- the argG gene encoding argininosuccinate synthase has product MSKVLETLPVGERVGIAFSGGLDTSVAVAWMRDKGAVPFTYTGDLGQPDEDDIASIPGRALSYGAEASRLIDCKPLLVEEGLSALACGAFHIRSAGRTYFNTTPIGRAVTGTLLVRAMKEDGVDIWGDGSTYKGNDIERFYRYGLLANPRLRIYKPWLDAQFVTELGGRTEMSEWLVAHGYPYRDSAEKAYSTDANIWGATHEAKTLEELDVSLETVEPIMGVRFWDPAVEIETEDVTVAFEAGRPVALNGVEFADAVELVFEANRIGGRHGLGMSDQIENRIIEAKSRGIYEAPGMALLFIAYERLLNGILNEDTLATYHEQGRRLGRLMYEGRWLEPQSLMLRESIQKWVGSTISGSVTLRLRRGEDYTILSTEGPGLSYAPEKLSMERVGDAAFGPVDRIGQLTMRNLDIADSRSRLEGYVARGIVGGATGELIGALERGEADEITGSVNPVSAAEEELADAFDEAGESAAFDSGTD; this is encoded by the coding sequence ATGTCGAAGGTCCTGGAAACACTGCCCGTCGGCGAGCGCGTCGGCATCGCCTTCTCCGGGGGTCTCGACACCTCCGTCGCCGTCGCCTGGATGCGCGACAAGGGCGCCGTGCCGTTCACGTACACGGGCGACCTCGGCCAGCCGGACGAGGACGACATCGCGTCGATCCCCGGCCGCGCGCTGAGCTACGGCGCCGAGGCCTCGCGCCTCATCGACTGCAAGCCGCTGCTCGTCGAGGAGGGCCTGTCGGCCCTCGCGTGCGGCGCCTTCCACATCCGGTCCGCCGGGCGCACCTACTTCAACACGACGCCCATCGGCCGCGCCGTCACCGGCACGCTGCTCGTGCGCGCGATGAAGGAGGACGGCGTCGACATCTGGGGCGACGGGTCGACCTACAAGGGCAACGACATCGAGCGGTTCTACCGCTACGGCCTGCTCGCGAACCCGCGCCTGCGCATCTACAAGCCCTGGCTCGACGCGCAGTTCGTCACGGAGCTCGGCGGCCGCACCGAGATGAGCGAATGGCTCGTCGCCCACGGCTACCCGTACCGCGACTCCGCCGAGAAGGCGTACTCGACCGACGCGAACATCTGGGGTGCGACGCACGAGGCGAAGACCCTCGAGGAGCTGGACGTCTCGCTCGAGACGGTCGAGCCGATCATGGGCGTGCGGTTCTGGGACCCCGCCGTCGAGATCGAGACCGAGGACGTCACGGTCGCGTTCGAGGCCGGACGCCCCGTCGCGCTGAACGGCGTGGAGTTCGCGGACGCCGTCGAGCTGGTCTTCGAGGCGAACCGCATCGGCGGCCGCCACGGCCTCGGCATGAGCGACCAGATCGAGAACCGCATCATCGAGGCGAAGTCGCGCGGCATCTACGAGGCTCCGGGGATGGCGCTGCTCTTCATCGCGTACGAGCGGCTCCTCAACGGCATCCTCAACGAGGACACCCTCGCGACCTATCACGAGCAGGGGCGCCGCCTCGGCCGCCTCATGTACGAGGGCCGCTGGCTCGAGCCGCAGTCGCTCATGCTGCGCGAGTCCATCCAGAAGTGGGTCGGCTCGACGATCTCCGGGTCCGTGACCCTGCGCCTCCGCCGCGGCGAGGACTACACGATCCTGTCGACGGAGGGCCCCGGCCTGTCGTACGCCCCCGAGAAGCTCTCGATGGAGCGCGTCGGCGACGCCGCCTTCGGACCGGTGGACCGCATCGGGCAGCTCACGATGCGCAACCTCGACATCGCCGACTCGCGCTCGCGCCTGGAGGGCTACGTCGCGCGCGGCATCGTCGGCGGCGCGACGGGCGAGCTCATCGGCGCGCTCGAACGCGGCGAGGCCGACGAGATCACCGGCAGCGTGAACCCCGTGTCGGCCGCCGAGGAGGAGCTCGCCGACGCGTTCGACGAGGCCGGCGAGTCCGCCGCGTTCGACTCCGGCACCGACTGA
- a CDS encoding ZIP family metal transporter, giving the protein MGESVLWGAVGAAPLLLGAVLAGVRAWPPRMLGIVLGFGAGALIASIAYELWEEGLDVGGPVALAAGVAAGALCYFFADRGVDVWSRRRGGGSGAAAGAPLAIGALLDGIPEQLVLGIGLAAGEGVSVALVIAIVVSNLPESIGSSSEMLDGGAKRRDVLLLWTAVSVVCAAATVVGFVVADLATPELRAGASGFAAGALLVMLVDSMIPEAQRRARDLTGLATVIGFAVAAGLSLGG; this is encoded by the coding sequence ATGGGCGAGAGCGTGCTGTGGGGCGCCGTCGGCGCTGCGCCGTTGCTGCTCGGAGCGGTGCTCGCCGGCGTGCGCGCCTGGCCTCCGCGGATGCTCGGGATCGTGCTGGGGTTCGGCGCCGGCGCGCTCATCGCCTCCATCGCCTACGAGCTGTGGGAGGAGGGGCTCGACGTCGGCGGGCCCGTCGCGCTCGCGGCGGGCGTGGCGGCGGGAGCGCTCTGCTACTTCTTCGCCGACAGGGGCGTCGACGTCTGGTCGCGCCGCCGGGGCGGCGGATCGGGGGCGGCCGCGGGCGCGCCGCTCGCCATCGGCGCGCTCCTCGACGGCATCCCGGAGCAGCTCGTCCTCGGCATCGGCCTGGCCGCGGGCGAGGGGGTGAGCGTCGCGCTCGTGATCGCGATCGTCGTCTCCAACCTCCCCGAGTCGATCGGCTCGTCCTCGGAGATGCTCGACGGGGGAGCGAAGCGCCGCGACGTGCTCCTGCTGTGGACGGCGGTCTCGGTCGTCTGCGCCGCGGCGACAGTCGTCGGGTTCGTCGTCGCGGATCTCGCGACACCGGAGCTGCGCGCCGGCGCGAGCGGCTTCGCCGCGGGCGCTCTCCTCGTCATGCTCGTCGACTCGATGATCCCCGAGGCGCAGAGACGCGCCCGAGACCTCACGGGCCTCGCGACCGTCATCGGCTTCGCCGTCGCCGCGGGCCTCTCGCTCGGAGGGTGA
- a CDS encoding MFS transporter — MSSSARPDAADGSSRAALWACLAAGFATLFDATAITYTVPAVSSTLGGGTPGVQWLLASFSLTFGLGLVPGGRLGDAYGRRGLFAVGLGTFLVGGVLAVAAPGIGVLVAARLVQGLGAGVISAQVLGAIQDLFLGAARLRALGAYTAVGALAGFLGPIASAVALGSTPPEAAWRLVLFLPLPFAGLALWLGRRGLPRGSGSHARVSLDLPAIGLLGGIVLAVTLPVIEPGLPAPVVVGLVAGCGIAAAALALWERRHAARGRVPLFAPALIRSRGFVAGNVVAMTWFGATLALGSVATVYFLQRPDLSALTIALVFAPGALARLAVSLFSQRIFARLGPSTVPLGLSLQGALIAAVAIAAPLVPDGTLFVLTAIAQVGLGASGGLVEPPLRVMTLSFAPPGLHGVAASFLQLTQRLSATYLIALATGILLGAAGVGSPASLRAALLACAVASAIALAVSLAPSFRAAAPPRRT, encoded by the coding sequence ATGTCATCGTCCGCGCGCCCCGACGCGGCGGACGGCTCCTCGCGGGCGGCGCTCTGGGCGTGCCTGGCCGCGGGCTTCGCGACGCTCTTCGACGCGACGGCGATCACCTACACGGTGCCCGCCGTCAGCTCGACGCTCGGCGGCGGGACGCCCGGCGTGCAGTGGCTCCTCGCCTCGTTCTCCCTCACCTTCGGCCTCGGGCTCGTGCCGGGCGGCAGGCTCGGCGACGCCTACGGCCGCCGCGGGCTCTTCGCCGTCGGGCTCGGGACCTTCCTCGTCGGAGGCGTCCTCGCCGTCGCGGCGCCCGGCATCGGCGTGCTCGTCGCCGCACGCCTCGTGCAGGGCCTCGGCGCCGGGGTCATCAGCGCCCAGGTGCTCGGCGCCATCCAGGACCTCTTCCTCGGCGCCGCCCGGCTCCGCGCCCTCGGCGCCTACACGGCCGTCGGCGCGCTCGCCGGCTTCCTGGGCCCGATCGCGTCGGCCGTCGCGCTCGGGTCGACGCCGCCGGAGGCCGCCTGGCGCCTCGTGCTGTTCCTGCCGCTCCCGTTCGCCGGGCTCGCGCTGTGGCTCGGACGGCGCGGGCTGCCGCGCGGCTCCGGCTCGCACGCGCGCGTCTCGCTCGACCTCCCGGCGATCGGCCTGCTCGGCGGCATCGTGCTCGCGGTGACGCTTCCGGTGATCGAGCCCGGCCTCCCCGCCCCGGTCGTCGTGGGGCTCGTCGCCGGATGCGGGATCGCGGCCGCCGCGCTCGCGCTCTGGGAGCGGCGCCACGCCGCACGCGGGCGCGTGCCGCTCTTCGCCCCCGCCCTCATCCGATCGCGCGGCTTCGTGGCCGGCAACGTCGTCGCGATGACGTGGTTCGGCGCGACGCTCGCCCTCGGGTCGGTCGCGACGGTGTACTTCCTGCAGCGGCCCGATCTGTCCGCGCTCACGATCGCCCTCGTCTTCGCCCCGGGCGCGCTCGCGCGACTGGCCGTGTCGCTGTTCAGCCAGCGGATCTTCGCGCGGCTCGGCCCGAGCACGGTGCCGCTCGGGCTGTCGCTGCAGGGCGCGCTCATCGCGGCCGTCGCGATCGCCGCCCCGCTCGTCCCGGACGGCACCCTGTTCGTCCTCACGGCGATCGCGCAGGTGGGGCTCGGGGCGTCGGGCGGCCTGGTCGAGCCGCCCCTGCGGGTGATGACGCTCTCCTTCGCCCCGCCGGGCCTCCACGGCGTGGCGGCGTCGTTCCTCCAGCTCACCCAGCGGCTCTCGGCGACCTACCTCATCGCCCTCGCCACGGGCATCCTGCTCGGCGCGGCCGGCGTCGGCTCGCCCGCCTCCCTGCGGGCGGCGCTCCTCGCGTGCGCCGTCGCGTCGGCGATCGCGCTCGCGGTCTCGCTCGCGCCGTCGTTCCGGGCGGCTGCTCCCCCGCGACGCACGTGA
- a CDS encoding M20/M25/M40 family metallo-hydrolase, with product MTTLLETEALVFARDLIRIESVNTGVAAEIGDGETRAARYVQERLAEAGIASELVEGRPGRGSVVARLRGGDPEAGGLLVHAHLDVVPVEEKDWTHPPFGAEIHDGHLYGRGAVDMKNYAGTILAVARHYAREGIVPRRDLVFAFLADEEAGGVWGAGWIVDNRPDLLAGVTEALSEVGGFSVPLTGAEGDDRRAYLVATAEKGVAWATLTARGHAAHGSRPTPDNAVVRLAQAVAAIGDHRFPVHRTEALQRFFDVFGEARGLSFSDETLADDIASLGFVSSLVDASTRNTVTPTVLGGGRKTNIIPAEAFTRVDIRILPGQDEAVRDHLRDVAGDDVDIREGRWWPATEASVDAPLIDVFQQAIAEQDADGVVVPYLLQASTDNKHFARLGIHGYGFVPLRVEPGFDVFSQFHAADERVPVDALLFSARVTERILRTA from the coding sequence GTGACGACGCTGCTGGAGACCGAGGCCCTCGTCTTCGCGCGCGACCTCATCCGGATCGAGAGCGTCAACACGGGGGTGGCCGCCGAGATCGGCGACGGGGAGACGCGCGCGGCGCGGTACGTGCAGGAACGCCTCGCGGAGGCGGGGATCGCCTCCGAGCTCGTCGAGGGACGACCCGGCAGGGGCTCGGTCGTCGCCCGGCTGCGCGGCGGCGATCCGGAGGCGGGGGGCCTCCTCGTGCACGCGCACCTCGACGTCGTCCCGGTCGAGGAGAAGGACTGGACGCATCCGCCCTTCGGCGCCGAGATCCACGACGGCCATCTCTACGGCCGCGGCGCGGTCGACATGAAGAACTACGCCGGGACCATCCTCGCCGTCGCGCGACACTACGCCCGTGAGGGGATCGTGCCGCGACGCGACCTCGTCTTCGCGTTCCTCGCCGATGAGGAGGCCGGCGGCGTGTGGGGCGCGGGCTGGATCGTCGACAACCGGCCCGACCTGCTCGCCGGCGTCACCGAGGCGCTCAGCGAGGTCGGCGGGTTCTCCGTGCCGCTCACGGGCGCCGAGGGGGACGACCGCCGCGCCTATCTCGTCGCGACCGCCGAGAAGGGCGTCGCGTGGGCGACGCTCACGGCCCGCGGCCACGCCGCCCACGGATCCCGGCCGACCCCCGACAACGCGGTCGTCCGCCTCGCGCAGGCGGTCGCGGCGATCGGCGACCACCGGTTCCCCGTGCACAGGACCGAGGCGCTGCAGCGGTTCTTCGACGTCTTCGGCGAGGCGCGGGGCCTGTCGTTCAGCGACGAGACCCTCGCCGACGACATCGCGAGCCTCGGGTTCGTCTCGTCGCTCGTCGACGCGTCCACCCGCAACACCGTCACGCCCACCGTCCTCGGCGGCGGGCGCAAGACGAACATCATCCCCGCCGAGGCGTTCACGCGCGTGGACATCCGCATCCTGCCCGGCCAGGACGAGGCCGTCCGCGACCATCTGCGGGACGTCGCGGGCGATGACGTCGACATCCGCGAGGGACGCTGGTGGCCGGCCACCGAGGCATCCGTCGACGCGCCCCTCATCGACGTCTTCCAGCAGGCGATCGCCGAGCAGGACGCCGACGGCGTCGTCGTGCCGTACCTGCTGCAGGCGTCCACCGACAACAAGCACTTCGCGCGCCTCGGCATCCACGGCTACGGGTTCGTGCCGCTGCGCGTGGAGCCCGGCTTCGACGTCTTCAGCCAGTTCCATGCGGCCGATGAGAGGGTGCCCGTCGACGCACTGCTGTTCTCCGCCCGCGTGACCGAGCGCATCCTGCGCACGGCCTGA
- a CDS encoding ATP-grasp domain-containing protein, with protein sequence MTAVYVLHDNPDWIPAFARAFEAEGVPLREWRLGEGVLDLDAEPPQGVFWSRLSASSHTRGAERAKDAARATLSWLESWGRRVVNGSAVASFEVSKAAQHAALRRAGFDVPRTVAVFGREGLSEAARGFDLPFITKHNQGGKGLGVRRFDDYAAFDAYVESTEFEEPADGITLLQEFLPSAEPFVTRAEFIGGRFAYAVRVDTSAGGFELCPAEACAVPEAGVEPEPLFRVRPEVTADDPLIRGYEELLAQLGIEIAGIEFLTTSTGRTVTYDINTNTNYSPDVEAAIDDPATRRVARFLGGLLAPAPAAV encoded by the coding sequence ATGACCGCCGTCTACGTGCTGCACGACAACCCCGACTGGATCCCCGCCTTCGCGCGCGCGTTCGAGGCCGAGGGCGTGCCGCTGCGGGAGTGGCGCCTCGGCGAGGGCGTGCTCGACCTCGACGCCGAGCCGCCGCAGGGCGTCTTCTGGTCGCGGCTGAGCGCCTCGTCCCACACCCGCGGAGCCGAGAGGGCGAAGGACGCCGCGCGCGCGACGCTCTCGTGGCTCGAGTCGTGGGGACGGCGGGTGGTGAACGGCAGCGCCGTGGCGTCGTTCGAGGTGAGCAAGGCCGCCCAGCACGCGGCGCTGCGCCGCGCGGGCTTCGACGTGCCGCGCACCGTGGCCGTCTTCGGGCGCGAGGGGCTCTCGGAGGCCGCACGCGGCTTCGACCTCCCCTTCATCACGAAGCACAACCAGGGGGGCAAGGGGCTCGGCGTCCGCCGGTTCGACGACTACGCGGCCTTCGACGCGTACGTCGAGAGCACGGAGTTCGAGGAGCCCGCCGACGGCATCACGCTCCTGCAGGAGTTCCTCCCGTCGGCCGAGCCCTTCGTCACGCGCGCGGAGTTCATCGGCGGCCGCTTCGCCTACGCCGTCCGCGTCGACACGTCGGCCGGCGGCTTCGAGCTGTGCCCCGCGGAGGCCTGTGCCGTCCCCGAGGCGGGCGTCGAGCCGGAGCCGCTCTTCCGTGTACGCCCCGAGGTCACGGCGGACGACCCGCTCATCCGCGGCTACGAGGAGCTGCTCGCGCAGCTGGGCATCGAGATCGCCGGCATCGAGTTCCTCACGACGTCCACGGGCCGCACGGTGACGTACGACATCAACACGAACACGAACTACAGCCCCGACGTCGAGGCCGCGATCGACGACCCCGCGACGCGCCGGGTCGCCCGCTTCCTCGGCGGCCTG